From Deltaproteobacteria bacterium:
GCTGTAGGGGGCTCTTTTCGTTCTGCAGGTCTTCCGTGAGCCCCGCGATCTTGCCGAATTCCGTCGCCATCCCCGTGGCAAACACGACGGCGACGCCGTTTCCGGCCGCCACGGTGGTTCCGGCGAACACGAGGTTCGGGAACTCGCAACGGGAGAGCCCCGACCCCGTGACCGCTTCGCGTGTTTTCCTCACCGGGTGGGACTCCCCGGTGAGGGTGGACTGGTCGACCCGCAGCTCCGTCTCCGCGATCACCCGGGCGTCCGCCGAGACGTGGTCCCCCTCGGAGAGGATGAGGATGTCCCCCGGGACAAGTTCCTCCGCGGGGATCTGCGCCTCCCCGCCGTCCCTTCGGACGCGGGCGCGCAGCGGAAGGATCCGCCGGAGCGCCTCAGCCGCCTTCTCCGCCTTGTGCTCCTGCCAGAAGCCGAACGCGCCGTTGATGAGGTTGACCACCAGCACGGCGACGCCGATCTGGGGCATCCCGGCGAGGAACGCGATGCCGCCGCCGACCCACAGCAGGATCGCCATGAGGTGGGTGAACTGGGAGAGGAGTTTCCTGTAGAGGGGGCGCCCCCGGGGCTTCCGGAGAACGTTCGGCCCGGAGCGGCGAAGCCGGTCCGCGATCTCCTCCCTCGTCAGTCCTTCCGGACGCGAGGAGAGGATGGTGCAGACTTCCCCGGGGGGTGCGGAATGGATGGCGGGAGCGTCGTCCGAGGCAAGCGGCATCGATGATGGCGGCATGACCGCCCGTAGGCAAGGTTGGCTGCCGACGACGCCTTCATTCTACGCCGGCTTCTTGTAGATCTCCACGTCGATGGTGATCTCCACCTCGTCGCCCACCACCACGCCGCCGGTCTCGAGGGCCGCGTTCCAGAGCAGCCCGAAATCCTTCCGGAGGATCTTCGTGGTCGCCGATCCGCCCACGCGGCGGTTGCCCCACGGGTCCTTGATCGCGGGGGTCGGCCCCTCGACGGTCAGGACCACATCCTTCGTCACGCCGCGGATCGTCAGGTCTCCGGTCATCTTCAGGGTTCCGTTCCCCGCCTTTTCGACCCGCTTCGACTTGAAGGTGATCGTGGGGTGCTTCGCCACGTCGAGGAAATTGGGGCTGCGCAGGTCCTCGTCCCGCTTCGCCACGCGCGTGTTGATCGAGGCCGCATCGATCGTGATGTCGGCCGCGGACTTCGTGACGTCCGCCTCGTCGTACACGATCTTCCCGGTCACTTTTTCGAATTCCCCCCGCACCGAGGAGACCATCAGGTGCCGCACCTTGAAGTGGACCCCGGTGTGGACCGGGTCGAACTCCCAAGACGCCGCATGGAGAAGCCCCGGCGCCACAAGGCAAAGGACCGCCACAGCAAGAATCATTCGTCTGCGCATGTCTTCCTCCTTGATGGTTTCGCGAATCAGCGTCCGACGAGGTAGCGGTCCGCCCCTGCCGCGGCCAGCCGGCCGAGGTTGATCGCGCGCACCACGAGCGATGCCCCCATCACGGCGTCCCCCGCGCCGAACACGCCGGGGACGTTCGTCATGCAGTTTCCGTCGGCGACCAGGTTTCCCCGGCTGTCCGTGGCGACGCCCAGGTCCCGGACCAGCGGGCCGTGCTCCACGTGGACGAACCCCATCGCCAGGAGCACGAGGTCCGCCCGCAGCTCGAACGCGGAGCCGGGGATCTCCTTGAACGAACGCCTCCCCGCGGCGTCCGGTTCGGTCCATTCCAGCTTCACGCACGAAAGTTTCCGGACCCCTCCCTGTTCGCCGAGGAACTCCTTCGTCTGGACGCTCCACATCCGCTCGCACCCTTCCTCTTGGGAAGAGGAGGTCCGCAGGATGACCGGCCACGTTGGCCACGGGTTGGTCGGGAGCCGGTCCTCCGGTGGCTTCGGCAGGAGCTCGATCTGGGTGATCGAGGCGGCCCCCTGCCGGCGGCTGGTGCCGATGCAGTCCGATCCCGTGTCCCCGCCGCCGATGACCACCACGTGCTTTCCCGCCGCGGAGATCTCTTCCCCCTCGGGGATCGCGTCTCCGGCGTTTCGCCGGTTCTGCTGCGTGAGGAACTCCATCGCGAAGTGGACCCCCTTGAGGTCCCTCCCGGGGACGGGCAGGTCGCGCGCGGCGGTCGCCCCGGCGGCCAGGACGATCGCGTCGAAGGAGCGGCGCAGGTACTCCGCGGAGACGTCAATCCCCGCGTTGACGCTCGTCTCGAAGACCACCCCCTCGGCCCGCATCTGGTCGAGTCGCCGGTCGATGACCCACTTCTCGAGCTTGAAGTCGGGGATGCCGTACCGCAGGAGCCCCCCGACCCGGTCCGACTTCTCGAAGACCACCACCTCGTGGCCGCTGCGCACGAGCTGCTGGGCGGCCGGCAGCCCCGAGGGGCCCGATCCCACGACGGCCACGCGCTTGCCGGTCGAAAACCCCGCCGGCTCCGGCCGGATCCACTCCTCGCGCCAGCCGTGCTCCACGATCTGCAGCTCGAGGTGGCGGATGGTGACCGCGGGGAGGTTGATCGCCAGGGTGCACGCGGTCTCGCACGGGGCGGGGCAGACGCGGCCCGTGATCTCCGGAAGGTTGCAGGTGGCGTGCAGCAGGTCGAGCGCCTTCCGCCAGTTCTTCCGGTAGACCATGTCGTTCCAGTCGGGGATCCGGTTCTTCACGGGGCACCCGTAGGCGTGGCAGTACGGTATCCCGCAATCCATGCAGCGCGCCGCCTGGCGGTAGATCCCCTCCTCGGGGAGCAGCTCCTCGATCTCGTGGTAGTCCCCGACCCGCTCGGTCACCGGCCGGTGCGTCGGTTCCTCCCGATCGTAGTCCATGAACCCGGTCGGCTTAGCCACGGTAGACCTCCTCGGTGGCGGAGACGCTCTCGGGGTTCATCTCCTCCTCCATGCGCATCCGCTCGAGCGACTTCCGGTACTCGATCGGCATGATCTTGACGAACAGGGGGAGGCGGGACTCCCAGTTCTCGAGGATCTGCGCGGCCCGCTGGCTCCCCGTGTGGCGGAAGTGGCTCTCGATCATGGCGCGGAGGCGTTTCACGTCCTCCTCCTGCCAGACGCTCTCCACGTCGACCATGTCGAGGTTGCAGCGGGTGTCGAACAGTTCCGTCTCGTCGTAGACGTAGGCGAGCCCCCCGCTCATCCCGGCGGCGAAGTTGTTCCCGGTGGGCCCCAGCACCACGACGACCCCGCCGGTCATGTACTCGCACCCGTGGTCGCCCACGCCCTCCACGACGGCTTTCCCGCCGCTGTTGCGGACTGCGAACCGCTCCCCGGCGGTCCCGTGGAAGTACGCCTCGCCGCCCGTGGCGCCGTAGAGCACCACGTTTCCGACGATCACGTTCTTGTCCGGCAGGAAGGTGGCGCCCTCGGGCGGGGTGACGACGATCCGTCCCCCCGACATCCCCTTGCCGAGGTAGTCGTTGGCGTCCCCATGCACGTGCATCGTGACGCCGGGGGCCAGAAACGCCCCGAAGCTCTGGCCCGCGGAGCCGAGGAGGGTAAGGTGGATCGTGTCGTCGGGCAGTCCCGCCGCCCCGTATCGGCGGGTGATCTCGCCGGAGAGCGCCGCGCCCACCGATCGGTTGACGTTCCGGATCGGGAGCTCGATCCGGACCGGCTCCTTCCGGTCCATGGCGCTCCGGGCGAGCGTCATGATCTCGTAGTCGAGGGCCTTTCCGACCTCGTGCTCCTGCGGACGCACGCAATGCAGCGGGCTGTGTAGCGCGTTGTCGGGCGGCAGGAGAATCGCGGAGAAGTCGAGCCCCTTCGCCTTCCAGTGCTCGACCGCCGGCTGGACCTCCAACAGGTCGACCCGGCCTACCATCTCGTCGAGCGTACGGAACCCGAGCTCCGCCATGTATTCGCGCAGCTCCTCGGAAACGAAGCGGAGGAAGCGCACGACATACTCGGGCGCGCCGCCGAAGCGCGCGCGCAGGACCGGGTCCTGGGTCGCCACCCCCACCGGGCAGGTGTTCAGGTGGCACTTCCGCATCATGATGCACCCGAG
This genomic window contains:
- a CDS encoding YceI family protein → MRRRMILAVAVLCLVAPGLLHAASWEFDPVHTGVHFKVRHLMVSSVRGEFEKVTGKIVYDEADVTKSAADITIDAASINTRVAKRDEDLRSPNFLDVAKHPTITFKSKRVEKAGNGTLKMTGDLTIRGVTKDVVLTVEGPTPAIKDPWGNRRVGGSATTKILRKDFGLLWNAALETGGVVVGDEVEITIDVEIYKKPA
- a CDS encoding glutamate synthase subunit beta encodes the protein MAKPTGFMDYDREEPTHRPVTERVGDYHEIEELLPEEGIYRQAARCMDCGIPYCHAYGCPVKNRIPDWNDMVYRKNWRKALDLLHATCNLPEITGRVCPAPCETACTLAINLPAVTIRHLELQIVEHGWREEWIRPEPAGFSTGKRVAVVGSGPSGLPAAQQLVRSGHEVVVFEKSDRVGGLLRYGIPDFKLEKWVIDRRLDQMRAEGVVFETSVNAGIDVSAEYLRRSFDAIVLAAGATAARDLPVPGRDLKGVHFAMEFLTQQNRRNAGDAIPEGEEISAAGKHVVVIGGGDTGSDCIGTSRRQGAASITQIELLPKPPEDRLPTNPWPTWPVILRTSSSQEEGCERMWSVQTKEFLGEQGGVRKLSCVKLEWTEPDAAGRRSFKEIPGSAFELRADLVLLAMGFVHVEHGPLVRDLGVATDSRGNLVADGNCMTNVPGVFGAGDAVMGASLVVRAINLGRLAAAGADRYLVGR